Genomic DNA from Bacillus sp. Marseille-P3661:
GGTTCTTATTTAAACGCTAATTCTTATGTTAACTTCCACTTAAAATTGGATACAGGGATGGGACGTATTGGTGTTAGAGAAAAGGCCGAACTGGATGCTTTCTTAAAGTATATTAAAGAGCACCCGCAGTTTGTAATGACTGGGGTATTTACTCATTTTGCAACTGCTGATGAATTAGACTTGTCATATTTTCATGAGCAATATAATAGGTTTGTAAAGTTCTTAGAATGGGTAAAAGAACACAAGAGAAATCAATTATTGATTCATTGTGCAAACAGTGCAACAGGCTTGCGTTTTCCTGAAAAAACTTTTAATGCAGTTCGTTTCGGTATTGCGATGTATGGTTTGACACCTTCGCCTGATATTAAAAATCAACTACCATTTCAGCTAAAAGAGGCCTTCTCATTAAAGAGTAAACTGGTTCATATTAAGCGATTAGGTGTTGGTGAAAAAATTAGTTATGGCTCGACCTATGAAACGAAAAAAAATGAATGGATAGGAACAATCCCAATTGGATATGCTGATGGGTGGATACGTAAATTAAAATATGCTAATGTTCTCGTAGATGGAGAATTTTGCCCAATCGTCGGAAGAATTTGCATGGACCAAATGATGGTTCGATTGCCGAAAGAACTTCCTGTAGGAACAGATGTTACATTGATTGGTGAACAAGGTAAACATACGATTAGTGTCGATGATGTTGCAAAACAATTAGATACTATTAATTATGAAATACCTTGTATCATTACGTCTAGAGTTCCCCGTGTTTATGTGAGAAACAATAACTAAATCTGTTTATTTCTAGGAGTAGTGTAGTAAAGTTTGTGATGTGAGATCTTACAGGTTTTTCTTGTTCATCAATAAAGTAGAAATTTTATGTAAAAAATCTAATACATTGGTAAATACTAAAATCTGTAATAATTAATTTCATTTTGCAATACATCTTGTAGAGTGGTATTATTAATGTGGTATAGAATTGATCTTGTTATAAAATTTGTTGTGCAGTTGATGGCGGAGGTGTTATTTGTGTCTGAAAGTACACAAGAAATCTTGGTTCGATTACCCCAAGCTCTTATTAACGAAGTTGATGGTTTTCTAAAGCAGGAGGACAGTAATCGTAATGAATTTATTTATCAAGCAACGAAAATGTACCTCAGAGAACGTAGAAAACGACAAATTCGCGAAACGATGAGACGCGGATATATGGAAATGGCTAAAATCAATCTAAACATCGCATCAGAAGCGTTTCTTGCTGAGGAGGAAGCGGAAAATACCTTAGAACGCTTAGTTAGCGGGGTGTAATGATTTGATTGTTAAACGTGGCGACGTTTATTTTGCTGACCTTTCCCCTGTTGTCGGCTCGGAACAAGGAGGCGTTCGCCCTGTACTGGTCATCCAAAATGATATCGGGAATCGATTTAGTCCCACAGTTATTGTTGCAGCTATCACAGCCCAAATTCAAAAAGCGAAGCTACCTACGCATGTGGAAATTAACGCGGAAAAATATGGATTTGAACGTGACTCTGTTATTTTACTAGAGCAAATTCGTACAATTGACAAACAACGACTTACGGATAAAATCACGCATCTAGATGAGGGCATGATGAGTAAAGTTGATGACGCACTCCAAATTAGCATTGGTCTTATTGATTTTTAATAAGGTCCTTTTATGACGCTTCCAGGGTTTAAGTATGATAGTACCGGGGTATATCAAGGATTATCATTAAATACGTATATTACTAAAAATAGCGGCTTCATAGCGAATGAGGCGGCTTTTTTTAATTGGGTGACCGACTGTACTAGAAAACAGCCTTTTAACTCGTATAATCGAACTGATTTATGGTATCATACAAATCTTTTAATGCAGGGACCAGATAACTTACACTGGTCTTTTTTTTACATGAGGACAATATAATAAGATTAAAATTCCTCGATATGACCTAATGGTGATATCGTATTTTTTTGCAATTTTGGTTTATAAATTGCGCAAATATTAAAAAAATGAAATAATAATTGGGGATATTATGTTAATATTTCAAGAAAACGGCTTCAGGTTGTGCTTATAAGTGGGGTGCAGGGAGCTCGGATTTTCACTGCCTACCCATTGTAACGTCTTTTAGAAGGGGTGTCGCCCGAAATAGGGGAAACACAAGTGCTTGTGCTTTTATAATAGCAGTGGTATTTAACAGTGTTGAAGACATATATATAGTTCCTATAGGGGGAGATGTGGTGTACGCCAATCGTTGGAAACATGAATATAAACAATATTTAATGCAATATATTAACAGTCGAGATAAAAGCATTTTATACAAAGGACAAAAATTAAGCCGCCATTTAATTGAAACCAAGGTGTCACCAGAAGAAGTGATAAAAGTGCATATTTCCTCTTTAAAGGATCTACAAGAAGTAGCACCCTATGTTCAAGACTCCTTTGATTTTTTACTTAAAGTAATGACGGGTTATGGAGAAGCGTATCGTGAGTTACTTAATCTTCGGTACCAACAATCAGAGCTGCAATCAGAAATACAAGTTGCTGCAAATATGCAACAAACTTTATTGAGGTCAGAATGGCCGACGGTTGAGTCCTTAGACATCGGTGCGATTAGTAGACCGGCAAGGCAGATGAATGGTGACTATTATCATTTTGTCCAGGATGAGAATGGTAGTGTCAGTGTTGCAGTTGCCGATGTCATCGGAAAAGGAATTCCTGCAGCGCTTTGTATGTCGATGATTAAGTATTCAATGGATAGTTTGCCTGAAACGAGGATGACACCAAGGTATGTACTTGAAAACTTAAACCGAATTGTAGAGCAGAATGTTGATAGCAGTATGTTTATCACAATGTTCTATGGAATCTATGATTCAGCAGCACATAAGTTCAGATATTCTTCTGCCGGACATGAACCGGGATTTTATTATCATGCTGAATCAGATCAGTTTGAAGAGTTAAAAACAAAGGGACTTGTGCTTGGTGTTTCTAAAACTTTATATGAGGAATATGAAAGAAACGTTTTACCAGGTGACATGATCGTTTTATTAACGGATGGCTTAACAGAATGCAGAATTGGAAATCGATTTATTACAAGAGAAGAGGTTGCAGGCTTAATAAAAAAATATATTCACCTCCCATCTCAAGATATTGTAAATAATATCTATAGTGAATTACATGATTCGGGTTCTTACAAGCTTACGGATGATTTCACACTAATTATTTTAAGAAGAAGGGTTTAGTGTTACATAATAGAGGGTAACCCCCTTTATAAGGGTACGAAAGAGGGTGCTAGAAAAAATGAACTTAAAAATTGATAATAAAAAAATTGGGAATGATCAAGTTCTGAGTATAGTAGGAGAAGTTGATGCATATACAGCTCCTAAACTTCGTGAAGTATTAATACCATTAACAGAGCAGGAAGAAATGAATGTAGTTGTTCATTTATCTGGTGTTCGCTATATGGATAGTACTGGACTTGGAGTTTTTATCGGTGCGTTGAAGTCGTGCCGGAGACATGGATGTTCATTAAAATTAGTCGGATTAACGGAACGAGTGGAGCGGCTATTTCAAATCACAGGCTTATCAGAAATAATTGATATAGAGACGGCAGACATAAGAGGTGAAATGTAATGAAGAAGTCGTTCGACTTCATAGAAATGAAAATTCCTGCAAAATCGGAGTATGTAGGGGTAATCAGGCTGACGGTATCAGGTATCGCAAGCCGCATGGGGTTTACTTACGATGAAATTGAGGACATAAAGGTAGCGATCTCGGAAGCGACTACGAATGCTATACAACATGCTTATCATGAGAGCGAAGAAGGAGAGGTGGTATTAGGATTTGTAGTTCATCATGCTAGGTTAGAGATAATAGTGGCAGATAACGGTAAAAGCTTTAATTTAAACGACATCTCACATAACAATGGACCGTACGATCGCGCGACACCAATTGAAAATATGCGTGAGGGCGGTTTGGGTTTATATCTCATTGAGACTCTAATGGATGATGTTTCATTTAATAATCAAGCTGGCGGCGTTGTCTTAGTCATGACAAAGCACCTTAGTAGAGATGAGGTGGACCCTGGTGACGACACAGTCTCATCCTCCCAATCATAACGAGTGTGTTTATAACTGGATTAAACAATATCAAGAGCACGAAGATGAAGATGTGCAAACCTTACTTGTAAATCACTATAAAAAATTAGTTGAATCACTC
This window encodes:
- the alr gene encoding alanine racemase → MELPYYRDTWVEVNLDCIYENVTNMKKHLPSETDIIAVVKANGYGHGAVQVAETALAAGANWLAVALLDEALELRANGILAPILVLGWTRPQDVQIAQQQNITLTVFQREWLEVAGSYLNANSYVNFHLKLDTGMGRIGVREKAELDAFLKYIKEHPQFVMTGVFTHFATADELDLSYFHEQYNRFVKFLEWVKEHKRNQLLIHCANSATGLRFPEKTFNAVRFGIAMYGLTPSPDIKNQLPFQLKEAFSLKSKLVHIKRLGVGEKISYGSTYETKKNEWIGTIPIGYADGWIRKLKYANVLVDGEFCPIVGRICMDQMMVRLPKELPVGTDVTLIGEQGKHTISVDDVAKQLDTINYEIPCIITSRVPRVYVRNNN
- a CDS encoding CopG family ribbon-helix-helix protein; the encoded protein is MAEVLFVSESTQEILVRLPQALINEVDGFLKQEDSNRNEFIYQATKMYLRERRKRQIRETMRRGYMEMAKINLNIASEAFLAEEEAENTLERLVSGV
- a CDS encoding type II toxin-antitoxin system PemK/MazF family toxin; translated protein: MIVKRGDVYFADLSPVVGSEQGGVRPVLVIQNDIGNRFSPTVIVAAITAQIQKAKLPTHVEINAEKYGFERDSVILLEQIRTIDKQRLTDKITHLDEGMMSKVDDALQISIGLIDF
- a CDS encoding PP2C family protein-serine/threonine phosphatase, which encodes MYANRWKHEYKQYLMQYINSRDKSILYKGQKLSRHLIETKVSPEEVIKVHISSLKDLQEVAPYVQDSFDFLLKVMTGYGEAYRELLNLRYQQSELQSEIQVAANMQQTLLRSEWPTVESLDIGAISRPARQMNGDYYHFVQDENGSVSVAVADVIGKGIPAALCMSMIKYSMDSLPETRMTPRYVLENLNRIVEQNVDSSMFITMFYGIYDSAAHKFRYSSAGHEPGFYYHAESDQFEELKTKGLVLGVSKTLYEEYERNVLPGDMIVLLTDGLTECRIGNRFITREEVAGLIKKYIHLPSQDIVNNIYSELHDSGSYKLTDDFTLIILRRRV
- a CDS encoding anti-sigma factor antagonist — protein: MNLKIDNKKIGNDQVLSIVGEVDAYTAPKLREVLIPLTEQEEMNVVVHLSGVRYMDSTGLGVFIGALKSCRRHGCSLKLVGLTERVERLFQITGLSEIIDIETADIRGEM
- the rsbW gene encoding anti-sigma B factor RsbW → MKKSFDFIEMKIPAKSEYVGVIRLTVSGIASRMGFTYDEIEDIKVAISEATTNAIQHAYHESEEGEVVLGFVVHHARLEIIVADNGKSFNLNDISHNNGPYDRATPIENMREGGLGLYLIETLMDDVSFNNQAGGVVLVMTKHLSRDEVDPGDDTVSSSQS